In the genome of Achromobacter sp. MFA1 R4, the window GGTCGACCTGGTCGGGCTCGGCCAGCGACTTGCCGATGGCCAGGCCGGCGGCCAGCATGAAGGTGTTGGCGATGCCGCCGCCCACGACCAACTGGTCGACCTTGTCGGCCAGCGATTGCAGGATGGACAGCTTGGTCGACACCTTGGAGCCGCCCACGATGGCGACCAGCGGACGCTTGGGCTCATGCAGCGCACGGCCCAGGGCTTCCAGTTCGGCTTCCAGCAGCGGGCCGGCGCAGGCCACGGGCGCGAAGCGCGCGATGCCGTGGGTGGTGGCTTCGGCGCGGTGCGCGGTGCCGAAGGCGTCGTTGACGTAGACGTCGCACAGCGCGGCCATCTTCTTGGCCAGCGCCTCGTCGTCTTTCTTTTCGCCGACGTTAACCCGGCAGTTCTCCAGCAGCACGACCTGGCCGTGGTCGACCTGCACGCCGTCGACCCAGTCGCGCACCAACTGCACGGGCATGCCCAGCAGTTCGGACAGGCGCTGGCCGACCTTGCCGAGCGAATCGGCCTCGGTCAGCACGCCTTCCTTGGGGCGGCCCAGGTGGGAGGTGACCATCACGGCGGCGCCGGCATCCAGCGCCAGGCGGATGCCGGGCACGGAGGCGCGGATGCGGGTGTCTTCGCTGATGCGGCCGGCGTCATCGAACGGGACGTTCAAGTCGGCGCGGATGAACACACGCTTGCCGGACAGGGCGCCGGCCTTAGCCAACGCGGACAAAGTTTTGACCTTGGACATATTTGGATTCCTTCGGTAGGCGAACAAAGGGGACGAACCCATTTTCCGCAATGGCGGAAAACAAATCCGTCCCCTTATGGACTGGCGGCGTGCTTACTTGGCTGACATCAGCGCGACGGTGGTGTCGAGCATGCGGTTCGAGAAGCCCCACTCGTTGTCGTACCAGGACGAGACCTTGACCAGGCGGCCCGAGACCTTGGTCAGCGACGCGTCAACGGTGCTGGAGGCCGGGTTGTGGTTGTAGTCCACCGAGACCAGGGGTTCGGTGTTGTAGTCCAGGATGCCCTTCAGTTCGCCTTCGGAGGCGGCCTTCAGGATGCTGTTCACTTCTTCGACGGTCGTGTCGCGGCTGGCCACGAAGGACAGGTCGACGATCGA includes:
- a CDS encoding phosphoglycerate kinase is translated as MSKVKTLSALAKAGALSGKRVFIRADLNVPFDDAGRISEDTRIRASVPGIRLALDAGAAVMVTSHLGRPKEGVLTEADSLGKVGQRLSELLGMPVQLVRDWVDGVQVDHGQVVLLENCRVNVGEKKDDEALAKKMAALCDVYVNDAFGTAHRAEATTHGIARFAPVACAGPLLEAELEALGRALHEPKRPLVAIVGGSKVSTKLSILQSLADKVDQLVVGGGIANTFMLAAGLAIGKSLAEPDQVDQARAVIDIMKKRGAAVPIPVDVVCAKSFGADAEATVKAATDVADDDMILDIGPQTAAQLADILKQAGTIVWNGPVGVFEFDQFAHGTEVVARAIADSEGFSIAGGGDTLAAIAKYKIGEQVGYISTGGGAFLEFLEGKTLPAVAVLEARAAG